The genomic window tgTAATGTTCTTCTAAATAATATTGgtaaagcaaaaataattttgcttaatctgctgaattattttgtgagtatcataactaaaaccttaatatatgaaataacaaataatacatttttgacttttatttaatgtttaaaattaaatttccaattagattcacttatttggtaaatatagcaagtctctcatatcatGTATCTAGTAAAAGATAGAAAATAGTACtgtacaaactatattgtaaataaatcagatgaacattttcacattagttaataatatgactgtcaaaattattagcccctttaaactatatattttttcgatagtttacagaacaaaccattatacaattatacaatacaacattatacaataacttgccctaacctgcgtagttatcctattaacctagttaagcctttaaatgtcattttaaactgTATTGTCTTGAAACATATTTAGCTAAATATTacttactctcatcatggcaaagataaaataaatcagttattataaatgagttattaaaactatcatgtttagagatgtgttgaaaaaaatcttgtctctgttaaaaagaaattgggaaaaaaagtcAAGAGGAGGCCTTAtaattgggggtgggggggggggggggggtaataattctgacttcaactatatcaCGGACAAAAAATGTTGTAATGTACGTTTTTTACAATATTGTGcagtagggctgggccgataactGATATCATATCGAATCGTGATAAAATTACGATAAtgatgataagctctggacatttttactctatattgatttaggagccaatcacacagcataTGCAATAACAGGAATCAATAATTCTGTTGATATCAAAGATATGCTACGGCACCCAATATTGCTTAATTCAAaactattgtttattttaattattaatatttttaccattttatttgagtaaaacaattattttaaaataattgtgtaaTTGCTTATTTGTAGAAAATGCAAGTATAATTTTACTTGTGTACTGTATAAAAGCTGCCAATGACAGTTCTTCAGAAtattcaacgcaatctcacagcaattcgtaaccttttgatttagtggctaatttgtatgaattcatacaatttaatttgtacaatttagtacgatttacttatcacccaatgacagttgggtttaggggtggggttgggtgccatgcctcctttttaaaatcgtacaatttcgtatgactaAACTCGTACTACTtcatacgaattagtcactaaactgacaaaacttatAATACtcatgttttctcgtgagatcaggctggaatattatgttttttattgtatatCATAAATATATTGGGAAAAAATCCTAATTTGCAAAAGATCAGAGTAATGTGTAAACTctttttgttaataaacagtactttaaaatgttatataatgaAGTGTCAAAtctttgtggcttcagtcattgtcaCGATACTCTTTCAAAGCTGGAAGCcttaacaacttatatcgaaataaatatatatatatatatatatatatatatatatatatatatatatatatatatatatatatatatatatatatatatatatgtatatatatatatcattgtcTTTCAGTGTGTAAAAAAGaattattgagattgcatttttgccatttcgcCCAGCCCTAACTAATATTCATtaagatattttgttttgttaagatAAAATGTTGGAAAAAGATTTGACTTTAGTGATCAAAACAAGTTTtagaaatatattacatttatatttatataattacctCAGATTTGTGATCTGATGGACCTTTAGCTTTGACAATAAAAAGCAGTTAACAATTAACTTTTTGGTTTCACTCAGAACAAACATATGCATTTAAACTTGAAAGAAATAGAGATTTGACATTTGTTTATGATAATTCTCATTATCGGCtgatatgaaaatgttttttgcCCATATTGCCCACAACTAATGATGCGTATCTTATCTGTTTTAGTGATAAACAGCACCAGCACTGGACTCCTGCATGTCAATGAAACCTTGGGGCAACTGAAACCCAAGATTGATGCTCTGAAAACTAATTTTTCAGCAGTGAGGCAGCGGATTAACAACACTATGAATCAGCCAGAATGTATGAACTGCTCTTCCCTCCAGCAAGTAGTGGACAAACTATCACTGGAAGGAAGTCTTGAAGTAAGTTTTTAACCAGAGCTCTCAGGAAAATCCCTGAAGCGTGTGCCGATTATTTGCTGGTTATATATTGACTCCATATTAAGCTTTGTTGTAGTTGAGCGttcataacaaataataactctcCTTTTCCTGTCTACAAATGTACTGCAATTAAAACCCTTAGAACAAGGTTTTGGCTTAAATTACATGATATACAGTGTTTCTGTTGAAGTAGGTGGACTAAATTGCATTACCAGTCATTTGTGTGCACAAACGCTCTCATTTAAGGGAAACGGGAACACACAACAATGGCGCAAACAATAAAGAGTAACTTAAGAAGTTATTGTATGCAAGTTGGCACTCTCTGTTTCTCTTAGAAACTGAAATCTTACCCGGTCGAGAGTAATTCCTGAAATATAGGCTTTCTGTTgtagaaataaatacaaatgtgcCACTGTCATTGTGATTATGGCTGTCAGGAAAGAAAAGCATTTAGGAACAAGATGTTCTGCCCTCTAGTGTTAAATGAGGGGCTCTGGATGAAACTATTTGagaatacatttaaacaaatgatttaaaatgtatgttttttttattcattataatgtTTAACTCAAGATTTATTGACagtacttttaaaatattttatcatacatgttgtttaatttaaagaaaaatacatatataataaatataaatatgtttaataaatggaAATAAATTATTCCTTCCAGGAATAAAGCTAAAACTAAAACCATAAAACTACGCCTTTTATCAGGAAGTTTCTGGTAGTTTCCTAGAAAATATtgctcattaaaaataaaatggggccacggtggctcaatggttagcactgtcgcctaacagcaagaagatcgctggttcaagtccctgcAGGGagagttgacgtttctgtgtggaatttgcatgttctcccagtgttcgtgtgggtttcctctgggtgcaccagtttccaccacagtccaaagacgtgctattggtgaattggatgaactaaattggccgtagtgtatgaatgtgtgagaatgtgagaatgtatgggtgtttcccagtactgagttgtggctggaagaacatccactgcataaaacatttgctggaatagttagcggttcattctgtgtggtgacctctgatcagggactgagctgaaggaaaatgaatgaatgaatgaatgaaaaataaaatgctgatTTGACCTTAACTTAGATAAATAGGTTATTTTGGTCTGGTCGTCTGAGAAAGTTTCCTGGTTCAATTTTGTCCTGtttagaagaaagaaacaagagagaagAGAGAAACAAAACCAATCTGCCTCCGGGCTGAACTGAGACACAATTTTACACCAGGAAATCCCACTCTCACCAAGACCATCATTTGATAAATGAACTAATACCGGCTGTGGGTTTGGCAAATGACAAATGGAAAAGAATAAAGAGTGTTATTCTTTACAGTttgccaaacattttttttattcattctgtcTTTGCTGAATAAGTTAGTAAGGGTTGTTTTGGCCTTACTCTGCATCATGGTAGTCAAAAATTAGATCTAATAAAGTTTTGATCGTGCAAAATAGTtaaagcaatggtctcaaactcaattcctggagggccgcacctctgcattgtttagctccaaccacctccaactgaCACCTGCCTAATTGTtcctagtagtcttgaacaccttgattagttggatcagcgatgtttgattagggttggagcaaaactatgcagagctggggccctccaggaatcgagtttaagACCTATGAATTAAAGGCTTTCTCTGCTTTAAAGGTACTctcccttttccttttcttcaattTTCTTAATATCTTTCTGCCTCTCCCTTCCAAAAGGATCATAAGAATCATAGACTGAGTAAAGAATTGTGTCCCAGTCATTCTTCAAGGTCTAGTTTCCACCTTGGCACAAAGCAACCATCTTAATTTGAAAAAGGAAAATGATCCTTTAATCCTCAAAAACAAACAGAATGACAATGatagtactgtatatatatgGATAAAAAAACACTTAGGGTTACATTGTGTTGTTTAACTGTTCCCTGTAttttttgagcagtatatataaagttaaatgaGTATAtgtaaagttaaataaacattttagcagacaaatcatttttttttacacatatttgttcatgtttgcacTATAGCTGATGCCTCCTGCTGCCTTCTTTCCTATTAAAAAGAAGTGTGAATGTTTGTCAGCTAAAATACTTATTTAGCTTTACAAAAAATATCAATGTACAGTATTTTAAATGATGATAGGGGTGCTACTGCTAATATTTGCTAGCTTTACAACGCTTGCAAAGAAAAAACGGCAGTATTACCGATGCAACTGACCTGAAATTGAAGCCTTGATCAGAATGGAAATGTTGCAACATTCGAGGTGCTTTCTTTTTACATGCGCTTTCCCTTTTCATTCCACCTGGCCACTTTCTCTCCGATCTTGCATGCTGTTAAACCACTTTGTCGGAGTTGCGGAAAGAATGTTAATCAAAGAAAAGTGTAATACTGACAAGTCAAGTCTAACAGGTTTAGATTAATGTTGCTTtttctctatttattattataattttttattcagTCAAATGCTGGATCATTTTAGTAAGGTGTGTGggcaatattataaaatattataatgaaATGCCAGCAGGCCAAATGAGTTGCCAGGCCACCAAAAATCCTCCCGCTGCTGCCGATGGCCCTGTCTGTGTCTGGTTGCCTCATAAAAGCTCACATGCTGAGATCACATGAAAACTGCTTATTTGATTTGATCTTTTTGACTTTAGTGTGGAAAGTTCAGTCTTGCTTGAGTGCTGATGTTATGAAAGCTTATGGGGACATTCCAAATCTGAAATCAtgacttttctttttctcctGTTATTTATTTGACAATATTATTTGATGAAACAACCTCTTGATCATTGGATGTATTTCTCATGTAGTTTTCAGATCAAAATGACCTGAGTTCTGCCGTAGACAAGGCTAGAAATGCTGATGTCATCGGACAGGCAAATAAGGTTAGTGCCTCTTTtaaatttttggtaaattttaaAAGAAGTTTCAGCaagatgtatttatttgtttaaataatatgacaaaaaactgatcaaaattattttattatttatttctgaaaTTCCTATGATCGTCAGCATCGTAACACCAATCATCACCCTGACTTTATCCTTAGAAATTCattttctaatattttttgtcaaataaagtAATTTTGCTTTTAATGAATAGAAAATCTGAAAGAACAGCAACTGTTTGAAATATAGTAAAAATGTAGTGACTTCAAACTAGTGAACTCAAATATATACTTCAGTATCTAACAATGCTTGCATTCCAGGGCAGAGACTTCTTTGACAGTATTCCACAAAAGGTGAAAAATGAGACCCAAGGAAGTGTGGAGTGTAAGTTTGTGTTATTTGACTTAACCCCATCTAACTTACATATGTGTTCATGTGTAATGTACTTGTATGTGGTAATCTGTTTTGATGTTAAAGTGATTTTTTGTCTCTTTGTCCTTAAAAGCGGCTCTTTCGAAGCTTAACGACATAAAGGGCCAGATTTCAGGTGTGTCCAAAGACCTTCCTCTTGACTTTTTGAAGACTATCCCAAAAGAAATATCCACCTTACAGCAGTCTGTGTCAGTGTATTCTCCAGAGGTAGAGAGAGCAAGTCTAATTAGGTACTTCACAAATCCCCTGATCCTACTTCTgtactatatatttattaaaatacattatacttttaatgctgttaaaacataatatttattcattcatttatataaagTGTGACACAAgcatgttttgtgtttgttttgtgtgtagcCGGGCTATTGGACTGATCCTGAGCTGTCTGATTTTGCTGGTGGTGGTCTGTAATTTTCTGGGCCTGCTGTTGGGTGCAGTTGGATTAAATGCTAAACAAAGTCCAACTGATCGCTCCGGCACGTCCAACTGTGGTGGAGTATTCTTGATGGTGTGAGTGTCAGATTCTCTCAACTTTGCATTTATAACAGAAATCCATAGGTTCATCTTTTTGTagtttatacatacagttgaagttagaattattagcccccttcgaattattttcttcttttttaaatattttctaaatgatgtttaacagagcaaggacattttcacagtgtatctgataatattttttcgtctggagaaagtcttatttgttttatatcggctagaataaaagcaattttaatttttttaaacaccatttaagggataaaattattagcccctttaagctattttttttcttgatagtctacagaacaaaccactgttatacagtaacttgcctaattaccctaacgtgCCTAGTTAAACTTATtaatttagttaagcctttaaatgtcactttaagctgcatagaagtgtcttgaaaaatatctagtcaaatattatttactgtcatcatggcaaagataaaataaatccattattagaaatgagttattaaaattattatgtttagaaatgtgttggaaaaatcttctctccgttaaattggggaaaaaataaactagcggtttaataattcaggggggctaataattctttctTCAACTGTACgtgtatgtataatttttttctgtttacatttttactAGCTTCAGCCCAGcaagcattttaaaatatgtctatgttttgaaaatatgtagatgtctaatagacgtctaaattTAGTCCTCTTGGCTAAAACAGGGATAAATTGGAGCTGTCTATGAAAATCGAATTAATGTCTAacaataggccaaaactagacttgtcatcaaataaacagaatggAATGATTACACATATAATGTCTGTCTAATCTGTGTGACGActtgtctagttttggcctattcttagatgtctattagattttaacCGACAGCCCAAGttttgccttgttttagccaagctgtctacgtttagatgtctattagacgtctattaaacacttCTCCTGAAGTTAACATATCGGCATTGTGCtgcctaaaaataaataataatatcctaaaatatatgcaaaaatacAGCCGATTCGAATCTTATCACTGGATGGACGTTTATTAGTGGTTATTAGCTGATTGATATGGGCCAGTAAGGGCCTTTtgcacctactagtaggctcagaaggctgttatcatccatccacaagTTTACTagaattatttagattatttatcaaatttcccattaattgtagtttattaacgtctacttcaaccctaaacccaaccatcctagtaatgtaaaacagatctggatctggagtcttctttaTTAGTATAGCTCATTAACCACGTGGATGGATGATACCCGTAGGCAcggaaggcccctactggcccatatctatcagctgataaccactgataatgcttTTCAATCATAGCGGGTGCAAAAAGAAAGTTTTTTTAGAGAGCTCTAGTTATTTTAGTATATTACAGTAATAGTACATTCTATTTAGTGCAAGCTATTTAGTCAGTTTTAATTATATAGGTAATTTTATGTGTATATGTTATTGTGTATGTGTTATTGTGTATTTATTCCATTGCTGTTCTTTCTGATATGTCATTTTAGAGGCGTAGGCTTCAGTTTCCTGATCTCCTGGATCTTCATGTTAGTGGTGTTGATACTTTTCATTGTGGTTGGTAATACCTACACCCTGGTTTGTGTACCATGGCAGAGCAAACAACTCATTCAGGTACTTCTAACAGCTAAATCATTATGTTTGTTCACATGACTTTGACATGTCCCTGGTAGATTGCAATGACAGTGTGAGAATATTTGGTAATCAAATTGTTTTTCACAGATTATTGACACTCCAGGAATGATTCCAGGGTTCAACCTGTCCaagaatttgaatttgaaaataAGCCTGAACATTTATGATATCTACAGGTAGGTCATGCAAGGCAGGATGACTGATGACTGGCAAAATTGCCTTATTTATCTGATGTTGATGCATCTTGTTTTCTAGCAATTGTGAACAGAACGCACCCTTGTGGACTACACTTCATCTAAATGAGCTCGTCGACCTAAATAAGTACTTAAATGTTTCAAATGTGAGAAGTTATCACACATACTTTACTTTTCTATATGCTAATGCATGACAGATTAGATGCTAAATGTATGATTCTGTCAACAGTACACGCAGGAGATTTATCAGAGCTTTGAGGCAGCGCAAATCAACATAGCAAACATCACCATTCTCAGTCCGGATATAAAGTCCCAGCTCAACAACTTCTCTAACAGTGCCAGCACTATGAACTTCAGCACCATTATTCAGCATGTACGCTTTACACTTGTTTCCTCAAATTTCTACCTGGTATTAACATGCATTGAAATGGGTGTCATGTAAACGCTTGTGTTTAGATAACATGTCAATATTTAGATGCTTTGATTTGTGTACAATGCGATTTATAAAGTGATATTTTTCTATGGATTTTTGTTTAGATTAGTTTGATACTTTATTTATCCTGAAAGAAATTTAGGTAATCAATAACATACACTCGCTTTACCGGCATATACACTCCAAATACACGTACACTTACACTTTGTACTACTGTCAATGTACTACTGGGTAGACTTAGTGTAGTattgtttaaagcaggggtgctcaatcctgttcctggagatctaccttcctgtacagtttagctcctaccctgatcaaacccacctgaatcaattaattaggacctgaaatccacttaatatttacagacaggtgtgtttgataagggttgcaactgaaatctgcaggaaggtagatctccaggaacaggattggccacctaTGGTTTAAAGGGcaatgaaacccccctcttttggatcaagtctacctcagaaattTTTCAAAAAGTGCTCGGAGATGGGCGCGAAATGCTGTGACCAGAGGGAGAAGTAGGCATGGCCGGCAAAGTAAGggaaaaagaggggagcgaacaacttttgtcagttggctcacaaaatgagacacaaaccatgaggagaccgATGATTTCATAGTTTACAAAGttgaaatgcaaataaataaacagtaagtaactTAATGTCcggctacatttgttattcgtaatttcatatacacataatatGAACAATTTGttctatcattataaagataatcatgtttatataaataatataaatgaggAAAACTTCACTTCTCCTTAATGCCCGCGTCTAAATACAGACACAGTAGATAGCAGTGAAGCAGGTCTCTTGCTCTGTTTATTCCAACCaatagccctgctggtaatctgaagATTTTAAACATAGACGACCACAGCAGCACGAATAttggtgatgtgtctgaatggtaacgaactcaactgataaaagacaaagtccgccattctccaattatcgtacagctctcccgacaaaaatgcttgctgcaaacaaacagctttgctgtatccgCCTTGACAGAATTGTGGGGTAAAACAAGCAATAAATTCTGTGGATCATGAAATCAAACACATACAACCCCTTGCCGTGCACAGACGCGGCCTCACCCAATCATTGGGTCTGCCTTGCTTTCGGAAGGCACATACTCTCTTGAATAATCAAGATGCAgagtcttctcataggataagaaaactttgccttaaataataaaaagaaaccgATGCATCATCCTTCCACTAGCAAATTGGCGCTTCGCCACAGATTTTGATTttgccccaaaaattattttaaatctggaagatgaaattagctgacaaaagctcaataTTATCCAGTTTTTcttacaattaaagctgacaggtgctaatgttgtctgaaatgatgctcaacacacacaattctgttaaaatctggaaaaaaaaagtactccagggtgtcttgaacctttaaaggtTGTAACTGAATTTGCACTGTAAAAC from Danio rerio strain Tuebingen ecotype United States chromosome 13, GRCz12tu, whole genome shotgun sequence includes these protein-coding regions:
- the prom2 gene encoding prominin-2 isoform X3, yielding MKSRTKAVSWSGVLLLVLRTCASGQQSCLVEKMRPELQTPNETQSQLTLNSAFMTPIVHSFLGLVQPNPFPKDLLVRMINNFNSNTQTEMVKEQIQQVLDESFLTVDQVKNNLNETGPLLGGLIQNGLKDSLNPAFNSITQIAQVINSTSTGLLHVNETLGQLKPKIDALKTNFSAVRQRINNTMNQPECMNCSSLQQVVDKLSLEGSLEFSDQNDLSSAVDKARNADVIGQANKGRDFFDSIPQKVKNETQGSVESALSKLNDIKGQISGVSKDLPLDFLKTIPKEISTLQQSVSVYSPEVERASLISRAIGLILSCLILLVVVCNFLGLLLGAVGLNAKQSPTDRSGTSNCGGVFLMVGVGFSFLISWIFMLVVLILFIVVGNTYTLVCVPWQSKQLIQIIDTPGMIPGFNLSKNLNLKISLNIYDIYSNCEQNAPLWTTLHLNELVDLNKYLNVSNYTQEIYQSFEAAQINIANITILSPDIKSQLNNFSNSASTMNFSTIIQHINDVSGTNLSSAADSLDFLAGKQSNQNISNQLHGEAKDLRDIQADITSNIMPLLLELNSTINNLSAVASQINASVQNVLQNVGYAQEILNYNISQIVRAESKVFVDCQMKIFLAYIQWANQTITGNVGRCRPAAAAIDRTENLLCKHLVGSLNAFWFSLGWCMLFLIPSIILSVKLAKYYRRMKYSDVYENNNLPMHPFPKANLKPEFVENAKQ
- the prom2 gene encoding prominin-2 isoform X4, with protein sequence MKSRTKAVSWSGVLLLVLRTCASGQQSCLVEKMRPELQTPNETQSQLTLNSAFMTPIVHSFLGLVQPNPFPKDLLVRMINNFNSNTQTEMVKEQIQQVLDESFLTVDQVKNNLNETGPLLGGLIQNGLKDSLNPAFNSITQIAQVINSTSTGLLHVNETLGQLKPKIDALKTNFSAVRQRINNTMNQPECMNCSSLQQVVDKLSLEGSLEFSDQNDLSSAVDKARNADVIGQANKGRDFFDSIPQKVKNETQGSVESALSKLNDIKGQISGVSKDLPLDFLKTIPKEISTLQQSVSVYSPEVERASLISRAIGLILSCLILLVVVCNFLGLLLGAVGLNAKQSPTDRSGTSNCGGVFLMVGVGFSFLISWIFMLVVLILFIVVGNTYTLVCVPWQSKQLIQIIDTPGMIPGFNLSKNLNLKISLNIYDIYSNCEQNAPLWTTLHLNELVDLNKYLNVSNYTQEIYQSFEAAQINIANITILSPDIKSQLNNFSNSASTMNFSTIIQHINDVSGTNLSSAADSLDFLAGKQSNQNISNQLHGEAKDLRDIQADITSNIMPLLLELNSTINNLSAVASQINASVQNVLQNVGYAQEILNYNISQIVRAESKVFVDCQMKIFLAYIQWANQTITGNVGRCRPAAAAIDRTENLLCKHLVGSLNAFWFSLGWCMLFLIPSIILSVKLAKYYRRMKYSDVYE